The Huiozyma naganishii CBS 8797 chromosome 3, complete genome genome contains a region encoding:
- the AIR1 gene encoding TRAMP complex RNA-binding subunit (similar to Saccharomyces cerevisiae AIR1 (YIL079C) and AIR2 (YDL175C); ancestral locus Anc_7.281), with translation MSGLLSEVESMDTLPFVTDTNPSSSSNGKPKLVAPSIEEVDGDPEVLRSLRGQGRYFGVEDGDKDSIKEAVPKCSNCSQRGHLKKHCTHVICTYCGSMDDHYSKQCPKAIKCTNCNENGHYRSQCPQKWKRIYCTLCNSKRHSRDRCPTIWRVYLLRDKKDRLKKVPFEKVYCYNCGSQGHFGDDCWGPRSSRVPKDDGSAFSGDNLDKTLGEQYYEYLDALERQDAQYNSYNNSGTIDYNDYEFDDASYDSYIPNEPSAGNSSRRGGKKRKRNDSGGNNNSARNGNKQQRQPQPTQVGRSLNVSYGDSKGHPLDFPRSNRGGNVAQNMSGSRYASNGANNNNNNYPQSQRNNYKNYNSYKPFRSGVLNMKR, from the coding sequence atgtcaGGACTGCTGTCAGAGGTGGAAAGCATGGATACGCTTCCGTTTGTGACGGATACGAATCCGAGTAGCAGTAGCAACGGCAAGCCGAAGCTGGTTGCGCCCTCGATCGAGGAGGTGGACGGGGACCCAGAGGTGCTGCGGAGTCTGCGAGGCCAGGGCCGGTATTTTGGTGTCGAGGACGGCGACAAAGACAGCATCAAGGAGGCCGTGCCCAAGTGCAGCAACTGTTCACAGCGTGGgcatttgaagaagcacTGTACGCACGTCATCTGCACGTACTGCGGGTCCATGGACGACCATTACTCGAAACAGTGTCCGAAGGCGATCAAGTGCACTAACTGTAATGAGAACGGACACTACAGGTCGCAGTGCCCGCAGAAATGGAAGAGGATATACTGTACGCTGTGCAACAGTAAGAGACACTCCAGGGACAGATGCCCAACCATATGGAGGGTGTACTTGCTGCGGGATAAGAAGGACAGGCTCAAGAAGGTGCCTTTCGAGAAGGTGTACTGCTACAACTGTGGGTCGCAGGGCCATTTTGGTGACGACTGCTGGGGTCCACGGTCCTCGAGAGTCCCCAAGGACGATGGAAGCGCGTTCTCGGGCGATAATCTTGATAAAACTTTGGGCGAACAGTACTACGAGTACCTGGACGCGTTGGAAAGACAGGACGCACAGTACAACTCGTACAACAACAGCGGGACAATCGACTACAACGATTACGAGTTCGACGATGCATCGTACGATAGCTACATCCCAAATGAACCTAGCGCGGGCAACAGTAGCAGGAGGGGtggaaagaaaaggaagagaaaCGATAGTGGTGGCAATAACAATTCGGCAAGAAATGGGaacaaacagcagcggcaACCACAACCGACACAGGTCGGCCGGTCCTTGAACGTGTCGTATGGCGACTCGAAGGGCCACCCGTTGGACTTCCCCAGGTCCAACAGAGGCGGGAACGTTGCGCAGAACATGTCGGGCTCGCGGTACGCCTCCAACGGAGCGaataataacaataatAACTACCCACAGTCGCAAAGAAACAATTATAAAAACTATAACTCGTACAAACCTTTTAGAAGCGGCGTCCTAAACATGAAAAGATGA
- the SNA4 gene encoding Sna4p (similar to Saccharomyces cerevisiae SNA4 (YDL123W); ancestral locus Anc_7.282) produces the protein MCCYVCCTVSDLLLYIIAIIFPPAAVVFRSGICSSDLLLNVLLTMLGLLPGTIHAFYYISVTSPLRNADYAFFYQQGWIDSEAQTNAGPHRVNDTGYTGSDSTRTPLLRGERQLSVNQALKDQQTHRNSTSLKPGAPPPYSAME, from the coding sequence ATGTGCTGCTATGTATGTTGCACCGTCTCGGACCTACTCCTATATATAATAGCTATTATATTCCCTCCCGCGGCGGTCGTGTTCAGATCAGGGATATGTTCCAGcgatcttcttttgaatgTGCTTCTGACTATGCTGGGGTTGCTCCCTGGCACTATCCATGCCTTCTACTACATATCAGTCACCAGTCCTCTGCGTAACGCCGACTACGCTTTCTTCTACCAGCAAGGCTGGATTGACAGTGAGGCACAGACCAACGCAGGCCCACATCGGGTAAACGATACAGGGTACACCGGATCAGACTCGACAAGGACGCCTCTACTCAGGGGTGAGAGGCAGCTCAGTGTAAACCAAGCTTTGAAGGATCAACAGACACATCGTAACAGCACGTCGCTCAAGCCGGGCGCCCCACCTCCTTACTCCGCGATGGAATAA
- the KNAG0C04110 gene encoding aldo-keto reductase superfamily protein (similar to Saccharomyces cerevisiae YDL124W; ancestral locus Anc_7.285) has product MSHNQAFVTLNNGHKMPAVAIIGTGTHWHHKKEKDHALSHELIEQLEFALSLPGVVHIDAAEMYGTYPELSAALRMTEKPRSEIFITDKHALHAAMSKDPIAGLEDSLKANNLDYVDLYLLHSPFVAKEKPGLTLEGAWRQMEQLYKDGKAKNIGVSNFSVEDLKRVLSVAEIKPQVNQIEFHPFLQNQTPGILKFCQDENIELEAFTPLGPLQVKTQEDENDEFFKYISSLSGKYQKTEAQIILRWVTKRGVIPVTTSRRHDRIADAQNLFEFDLEDEEVTKITRLGLQHPPVRCYWKSQYDKFNAEAQK; this is encoded by the coding sequence ATGTCACACAATCAAGCGTTTGTAACTTTAAACAATGGGCATAAGATGCCCGCGGTTGCCATTATTGGGACAGGCACCCATTGGCATcacaagaaggagaaggaccATGCTCTGTCCCACGAGTTGATTGAACAGCTGGAGTTTGCGCTGAGTCTGCCAGGGGTGGTCCACATCGATGCCGCAGAGATGTATGGGACGTACCCGGAGTTGAGTGCAGCTTTAAGGATGACCGAAAAGCCACGCAGTGAGATATTCATCACAGACAAGCATGCTCTGCACGCTGCCATGTCGAAGGATCCTATAGCAGGGCTGGAAGACTCCTTGAAGGCCAACAACCTCGACTATGTCGATTTGTATCTACTCCACAGTCCCTTCGTGGCAAAGGAGAAACCCGGGCTCACTTTGGAGGGAGCGTGGAGACAGATGGAGCAATTGTACAAGGATGGGAAGGCGAAGAATATCGGGGTATCCAATTTCTCGGTAgaagatttgaagagagTGCTGTCTGTTGCGGAGATCAAACCACAGGTAAACCAGATCGAATTTCACCCATTCTTGCAAAACCAGACCCCAGGTATACTCAAATTCTGTCAAGATGAGAACATCGAATTGGAAGCGTTCACGCCACTGGGTCCTTTGCAGGTCAAGACACAGGAGGACGAGAACGAtgagttcttcaagtacatTTCCAGCTTATCCGGGAAATATCAAAAGACAGAGGCTCAAATCATTCTCCGTTGGGTCACCAAACGCGGTGTAATTCCCGTTACCACGTCGCGGAGACACGACAGGATCGCAGATGCGCAAAACCTTTTTGAGTTCGATCtggaagacgaagaagtGACGAAGATCACTCGTCTGGGACTGCAACATCCACCGGTGAGATGCTACTGGAAGTCACAGTACGACAAGTTCAACGCAGAGGCCCAGAAATAA